Within Bacillus sp. E(2018), the genomic segment TACGAAGGTAGTAAAGGATTGCAGCTAAAATTATATTTTACATCTGTTAAAAGAAGTTCCTGGTGCTGCTGTTCGTGTTGAAGACCGATCTCAATCAGATCCTCAATCTCTTTTGGAAGCTGGTCTCCGTAGTTCTTAAGAAGACTCAAGATTTCTGTGTTTACATAATCGCGATACGCATACACTTCATCCATCGATGGCCTGGAAAGCACACCTCTTGAATGTCTGGGATGATAAGAGCCAATCGTTTCATAATAGGAATTGAAAAGATAATCAAACTTTTGATTAAAAGGAACATAGGAGGGATTCTTTTCTCTTAGGATGAATCGTTCAAAAAACCATGTCGTATGTGCTAAATGCCACTTTGGTGGACTCACATCTGGCATTGCCTGAATGATCGTATCTTCATTTTGAAGTTTTGATGCTAGTTTTTCAGATAATGATCTGATTCCACGGAATTGCTCTATTAATCGTTCTACCGCTACCTGATCGATTGCCATAAATATCCTCCCTTTGTTAGCTGTTGCTTTTTACCACATTGCCTTCAGTTGGAATAGGATGTGCTTTTAATAACTTTGCAAAGTGAATCAGATTGTACGTCATTATTTTATTGTGCTGCATCGTAAAATCGTTTTTGTTGCCTTCCGCCTCTATATAGGAAGGCCCTGGACCTGCTTCACCAACCCAATATGTATCCACATTTGGCGGTAAGGTGAAACCAATATGAGACAAGCCGTACAGAATAGAAGCACTCGCGTGTTTCGCTCCATCTTCATTACCTGTCACAACAACACCTGCCACCTTGTTATAAAATATATATTGGCCATTCTCATTCGTCATACCACTCGCGCCGTATAGCCGCTCGATCGCTTGTGTAGCAAGGCTGCTCTTTTCACCAAGCCAGAGCGGCGTTCCGATGATGAGGATATCAGCCTTTTTCACTTTTTCAAAAATCTCTGGCCACTCGTCACCCTCTCCTTCATCTGCCGAAACGCCGTAAGCGATTCTGTAATCAGCAAGCCTTACCATTTCTGTATCTATGTTGTTCTTATTAAAAATATGCACCGCTTCGTTCATTAAGCTTTCCGTATTGGAGACTTCTTCACCACTTTTAAGAGAGGCATTAAGTAGAAGAGCTTTAATCATAAGCTTGTCCTCCTGTTAAAAACCATATTAAAGTATAAATAGCCGAAAATTAGAAAATTAAAACAATTTACACGAATTCTTAATATGGCGTGCATAAAACGATTGAAAATTAATAGGTTTATCTGTTCAGTGAACTGCGTGGGAATATCCATATTGTCTGAGAAGGACAATTGCAGGTGTAGTGTTTCTGTGGAAAGCACATCTTTAGAATAGTTGTTTCTTGGGTGGGTTATTAAATTTTAGTCGCCGGTAATTAAGCCGGAAATGCTATTAATTAAGTTTAAAACAAAAAAATTAAGTCTATTTCAGCTACAATTAAGTCAAAACCGAAAAATATAGGCCGTTCGACAAATGCTGACACACCCTCTCTACCTTTTACCTTACAAAAAAGAGAGCCTCGTAAAAGAAGGCTCCCTCAAACAGTATTAATCTTTTAAAAACTTCCTGTCAAAAATAAAAGGTCCGAATGGCAGTACAGAAGATACGAGTGCCAAGAAAGCACGCATGATCGGCCATTTCTTCACGTTGTACACATACAAAATCACTAGAATATAAAGAACGAACAATAGACCATGAAGAGCACCAACGATTGATACAGCCATCGGCTGATCTAAGAAATACTTCAACGGCATAGCGATGAAAAGAAGGATTAAGAACGAAGCCCCTTCAAGATACCCTACTGTTTTTAACGTTTTTATCGGATTCATAAATGAATATACCTCCATTATCACATAATGACGATTCTATCTTTAGTTTTATCATAAGTATGTAGAAGTTAGACTTCCAAACCATAACTATTGTGTGAACAAATTCAAAGAAAAATAGTTGGGGTCAGACCCCCAACTATTTTTCTTTTCCTTAGCTTTCCTTTATCCACTAGCGTGTTTGCTCTATTTCCACTACAAAATCATACTGGTTTACTTTTTCAGTCTATTTTTCATATCTGCAATTATCTCTTCGTAAGGTGTATTCTCTACTCCATCATATCTAGAAACAACTTTTCCTTCTTGATCCACTAGGAAAAAAGCTGATGCATGGATGAATTGATCTGAGTTAGGATCAGCCACTACAGGTGTTTTGAATGAATCTCTTGCTAACTGTTCGATCTGCTTTTCTTCATAGCCACCGAGAAAGTGCCAGTTCGAAAAGTCTGCGTCATAGTTTTCACCAAATTTCTTCAATGCCTCCGCATTATCTCTTTTTGGATCGATAGAGAAGGAAACAAATTCTACATCAATCTTCTCTTCTTTTGCCATACCTTGCAGTTTAGCCATATGTGCAGTCATCGGCGGGCAAACTGTTGTGCAATTGGTGAAGATAAAATTCGCCATCCACACTTTACCTTTTAAATCTTCCAATCCAAACTCAGCCTCGTTTTGGTCTTTAAAAGAAAACGACTGAACGTCCCAGTCTAATGACTGAGACGTTTCCTTATTGCTTTCGCTATTGTGTTGTTCATGGTTCTTATGATTTTCGTGCTCGTCCTTTGATCCACCTGAACCGCATGCTGATAGGATTCCCATCGTTAGCACTAGACCCAAAATTAACAGAATTCTTTTCATTTTTCCTTCACCTCTAAAAATTTTATGACAGCCATGCTTGAAGCGGTTTTACTCGTGGTATGACAAAGCGATCTAATAAGAATACGAAAACGAAAGATATACCTGCGAGTGGCATAACAATACCTGTTATAATCATGAGAATGATGATCCACGGTTTTAGCTTCTTGTCCGATTTTTTAGGTACTCCTAATTTCCCAGAAGGTTTACGCTTCTTCCACATGATCAGTGAGAAGATGATGATTGCTACTAAACCAAGAGCAGCTATTGCTCCTAAAAGCTGATTAGCCAGACCAAAGTAATGACCTTCATGGAGCGCGATTCCAATCGAAATGGCTTTAGCCATCCACCCGTAATCACTAAACCTTATGTCTTCTACAATTTCTCCGTTATACTGGTTAAAATAAACCGTCGCTTCATTTTCCGGTTTATCTCTTGAAGACGCAACCGTAAATACGCCATCTTCTCCTGCTGGCATTGAAATCGTGTAAGGCTTCTGGATCTTGTTCTCTTGTGCTAGGTACATCACTTGATCAACAGAGAGTGATCCGTCGTCTTTTTTTGATGCAGGAGCAGGGTTGTTCTCTGTTGCCCATGGAATATCTTCTGCAATCTCATCTGTTGTCTTTTCTGCTGTTGGCGCCATGAATGCATAAGTTGGATAACCTGCATTTGCATTCGTCGTCAACTTGTTGATCTGTTCTCCCATCACACCTGACCATGGAAGCCCTGTAACGATAAGAATTAAAATCATCAACGACAGCCAGAACGCTGTCACTGCGTGAAGATCTCTCCAGAATAGGCGACCATTCTTTCTCAAACGTGGAAAGATCGTCCCCATGAAAGTCTTCTTGTTTCTTGGCCACCAGATGTATAGACCCGTTATCAATATGATGATCGTCCAACATGCGGCCAGTTCAACAAATCTATTGATGAACGTTCCCCCAACAATCCATTCACTGTGAAGTTTAGCGACAACGTTTTTGAAATGATCCTCATCAAGTATCGTACCTGTTATAGTCGCTGTGTATGGGTTTACATAAACCTGTGTAACAACATCATTTTGTATCACTTTTACTAAAGTAGCTCGATTATCTTCTTTCGGCAGTCTGACCGAACCGATTTCTGCATCAGGATACTTCGCTTGAACGTTATCAATCTGCTGCGAGAGCGGAAGAGGTTGATCGCCTTTTTGAACAATGATCTTGTCTTTATAGATCATCGTTTCGATTTCAGCTTGGAACAAATATAATGCTCCACTAATAGCAAGTAAAATCAAAAAAGGTGCAAATATAATACCGCCATAAAAATGCCATCTCCAAAACGTCTGATAGAGACTGTTGGTTTTTTTTGAAGCATTCTCGTTGTTTTCTGGTAACTTATAAGCTGTTGCTTGCATATTTATTTTCTCCTTATTCGTACTCAATATGGAAAAGTATAAACAACAAGCTGGAAATGGTAATCACTCTAAAGGGTGATTACCAAAATAAAATTGTGTCAATTGTATGACACTGGAAGTTAAACGATTCCGTTATCGTAAGCGTAACTCGCTAATTGTACACGATTTTCTAGATGCAGTTTTCCCAATATGTTCTTCATATGCGTTTTAACCGTATTCTCCGAGATATTGAGAACTTTTGAGATTTCCTTATTGGAATGTCCCTTTGCTACCAGTTGAAGCACATCCTGTTCCCGAACCGATAGAGCTTGCTCTGCTTGTCCATCCCTCTTAAACTCTTTCCAAATGCGAAAAGCCATCTCTTTCGACATCGGTATTTCATCCATGGCATAAGCTTTTAATCCGTTTAACATATCTTCTGTATTCAAATTTTTGAGAAGATATCCTTGTGCCCCCCGCTTTAAAGCTTCAAACCAATCCGTAATGTCGTAAGAAACCGTCATGATGACGACTTTTACGTTGGGAAACTGCTTCTTGATTTCTTTAGTCGCTTCAAATCCATTCATCTTTGGCATAGAAATATCCATAAGAACAAGATCGGGCATAAGAGTTTTTGTCTTCTCTATCGCTTGTATTCCGTTAGATGCTTCACCCACAATTTCAAACTCAGTCTGACACTCAAGAATCTCTTTCACACCTTCTCGAGCTAGATGATGATCATCTACAATCAATAAACGAATAGGCTGTGTCATGCATTTCCCTCCTTCTCAATCGTGATCGTGGTTTTCCCTGCCGTGCTTGTAACCTTTAGCTGCCAGTCCATAGAATACGCTCTGTCTTGTAAGATTTTCAGACCAAAACCCTCTGTTGGCTCTTGAGAATCAAATCCTGTCCCTTTATCTACAATCGTGCAAACCCAGCCTTTTGAATTTTTCTTCATATTCAACCATACTTCGTTCGTGTTAGCGTGTTTAATTACGTTGATAATTGCTTCACGAACACAAGCAAATAATTCGATTTTTTCCTTTGAAGTCAGATCATCATCTTGTAATCTCCACTCTCGATGAATCTTGAAATCATGCTGAGTCTCCATTTCATTGAAGAACGCATTTAATGATGTAGTCCACGAAATATCTGCTTGAGCTGGTACGTTCCGAAGATTTTGAATCGCACTTCGCGTATCGTCGTGAATGTGCTGCAACGTTTTTTTGAGTTTATTATACGATTTATCATCCTTACTAAACTCACTTCCCAGCTTATTCACTTGAACCGAGAGAAAAAATAAGGACTGTGCGATGCCATCATGCAGCTCTTTCGCAATTTTCTCTCGTTCTTCTAGAACCGCTTTCTCAGAACGTTCTCTCTGAAGCTCCTGCTGCATACGCTCTAACCTTCCAAACAAGATATTCAAAAAATAAAGTGTAACTAAAAATACAATGATGGCAGAAAGCCAGTTTCCCGTATTCATGGATATATAAGGCAACAGAACCGTATGTCTAACGTATTCCCATAAACCAACAGAAATCGTTGGAATGAGAAGGATCAACCACTTAATTTGTCTGTATGTCATCTACCGGACTTCCTTTCATTTCTTACAAAAATCTATAAACATAATAAATCATACCATAAAAAAACCGACGTATTGTACGCCGGTCGATTAACTGATTCCCGCATTCTTCTTCAGTCTTTCAGCTATCTGCATAAAATCTTCATGAGAGATACCAGGTGCAAACTCTTCTGAAATGGAACGTAATTCAGGCATTGGAGCACCAGCAGGAGCGCCAATCACTGTCTCAAGTGGACCGCCTAACGGATGCTGCCCTGCCCAGATTAAAGCAATGTCTCGATAATCTGTATCACTAAACGTATATAATTTTCTGTGTACGCCTTCAGCTTCAAATTTACGTGTTGTTTCAAATGCCGAGTTCTCGAGATCAGGTACTGGAAGCATCTTCTTAATATCAACTCCTGTCACCATTTCGATCGCTTTTGCATAAGCCAAAACATGCACACCACCACGTACAAGAAGATAGCCGATCATCTCTCTGGCAACAGGATTACTCGTCATCTCATAAACTCTCATCTTATGCGTTCTTGCTCCACACTCTAAGAAAAAATTATGCAGAAGATCAAGAAGTAGATTTCCACTGCTGAACACATAATCGCCGTTCCAAGCTTTACCCATCGAATCAAACGGGAAGGATGTTTGTGCCGTACCAATAAAATGCTGAGTATTCCTTTTATCAGTAGCCGCTGCCATCGGTGCATCGTTCACATCTCCAGGATGGGTAGTGCCATAGATCATCATATTGATCGTATGTGAAACAAGCTCAACGTGCCCAAATTCTTCTGCTGTAATACTCGAGACGAGATCAAAGAACGGTTTCAATTTTCCTCTTTTTCTAAAGTTAAATGATTGATACATATAGTTATTAAGTGTCGACATCTCACCAAAACGCCCGCCTAGCAATTCTTGAACTGCAGCGGCCGCATTTGCATCAGGATTGGTCGGTGTCGGCAGTTCGATCGCCAGCCGGTTAAAGCGTTTAAACATAAAGTTCCCTCCTCCGATTGCATGTCGTTTAAGGGTATGTAATGTCAAGATTGTACTATGACGATTATTTCATGAGGAAGATTGAGGAGAAGAAATAGAAAGAGCGAGGAATGGATGGATGGTGATTTTTTAGAATCGAGTATTAATCACAAAAATTCTTTACAAAAACCAGCCCAAGCTACCGCTTCAGCACGATCACCACGAGCAAAGACCCATAACGATTGTCATCATCTTTCCAATTTAACTTATCATCATTTCCTATGTAGATGAAATTACAAAATATATTTCTAATTGTGCTCAAAATTTAAAGGATAGTATTTCATTCATAACGAAAAAGTAAATAATAAGAGATTATGAATGATTTCGTTGCTCTCTGTCGAAATACCTACATCATTTTCTACATTTAATGAAAAATATGTAAACTGCATATGGCATTTCGTCCATATTTCAATTACTATATGTAGTATAAATACTTTTATATATCAAACGTTGGCTGAATCAGATTTTATTCTTTCCATGATTTTAATGTTGAAAGAGGTGCGAGCGGTGGACATAACAGAAAGCCTGATCACATATATGGATGATAACTTGCCTACTTACTTACATGATTGGCACAAAAGAATCGTGATTTCGAATCATGATGTTCATAAAGAAAAAGTAATAGAGAATGCCTTGCATATGGTTGAGCTAGTTAAACAATCCTTACGACGTAAACTATCTCCTCAAGAAATTATGCGCCTCGCACATGAAGTTGCTGTTCAGCGGTTAGAAGCTAAGATCAATATAGGTGAATTCGTATACAATGTGAACCTAGGACGAAGTGAGATCGTCCGTTTCGTGACGGGCTCTGGCATTTCTATAGAACAGTTGCAGCCTGTGATTGAAACGATCAATTCTCTCTTTGATGAGTTTTTATATCATGCTGTTAAGAAGTATACGCAGTTGAAGGATATTGAGATTGAGGAAAAAACAGTATTCATTGATCAAAGTCACAAAGAACGTCTCACCATTTTAGGGCAGATGTCGTCTAGTTTTGTACATGAGTTCAGAAACCCATTGACAGCAGTTATGGGCTTTGTAAAACTCATGCAGCAAGAAAATCCAAACATGAAATACATTGATATCATTAGTCATGAATTAACACAGTTAAACTTCCGTATTTCTCAATTTCTTCATGCCTCAAGAAAAGGAGTACAAGAAAGAGAAGCAGAGGATTTTGCTCTAGAAGATTTATTCACAGATATTTTAGATTTTATGTATCCCAGTTTAGTAGATGCAGATGTGACAGTCATACCGCGTGTTGATCCTACCATTACATTAAGGGCACACAAGGACGAGTTGAAACAAGTTTTGCTGAATCTCATCATGAACTCCATTGATGCATTGCGCCAGATGAGACAAAATCGCCGAATTATGATTTTCAGCAAGATTGAAGATAATGAAAACGTACATATTACAATTTCTAATAACGGACCAGCTATCCCACCCGAAACAATCAGTACGATCTTTGAGCCGTTCTTTACAACAAAAGAATTAGGCACGGGTATAGGGCTATTCGTGTGCAAGAAAATTATTGAAAAACATAACGGTTCCATCAGCTGTTCATCAGATGACAACATAACAACCTTCACCATCGTACTTCCCCTTCAAGGTACTGCTATAACACCTGAGGAAGAAAACTCACAAATAGAAATATAGAAAGGAACTTGGAAATCCAAGTTCCTTATTTAATACTTGCAACTAAGGCTTAAGAACAACCTTTATACATTCATCTTCTTGATCGTTTAACATCTTATATCCTCACCCGCATTTTCTAGTGGTACTCTGTGTGTAATAATTTCGGTGGGATCAAATTCATGGTTCATTATCTTATCAAAAAGCATTGGCATGTACCTACAAAGCAAAGTCCAATAATAAAAAAAGCCTTTGCCAGTGGCAAAAGCTTTACTTCAAATATTTAATGCATCTCTTCTCGATATAACGGCATCGAACAGCAGCGGAATGAACCACCTGATTTTATTATCTCAGAGATATCCACTTCTATAATTTCGTACCCTCTTTCACGCAGTGCTGCATTAACATTTTTATTTACAGGAAGACTCAAAACCTTTTTGTTTCCAATGGATAAAACATTCGTACCCATCGTAAATTGTTCCTCTTTCTCAAC encodes:
- a CDS encoding SCO family protein: MKRILLILGLVLTMGILSACGSGGSKDEHENHKNHEQHNSESNKETSQSLDWDVQSFSFKDQNEAEFGLEDLKGKVWMANFIFTNCTTVCPPMTAHMAKLQGMAKEEKIDVEFVSFSIDPKRDNAEALKKFGENYDADFSNWHFLGGYEEKQIEQLARDSFKTPVVADPNSDQFIHASAFFLVDQEGKVVSRYDGVENTPYEEIIADMKNRLKK
- a CDS encoding PepSY domain-containing protein, with product MQATAYKLPENNENASKKTNSLYQTFWRWHFYGGIIFAPFLILLAISGALYLFQAEIETMIYKDKIIVQKGDQPLPLSQQIDNVQAKYPDAEIGSVRLPKEDNRATLVKVIQNDVVTQVYVNPYTATITGTILDEDHFKNVVAKLHSEWIVGGTFINRFVELAACWTIIILITGLYIWWPRNKKTFMGTIFPRLRKNGRLFWRDLHAVTAFWLSLMILILIVTGLPWSGVMGEQINKLTTNANAGYPTYAFMAPTAEKTTDEIAEDIPWATENNPAPASKKDDGSLSVDQVMYLAQENKIQKPYTISMPAGEDGVFTVASSRDKPENEATVYFNQYNGEIVEDIRFSDYGWMAKAISIGIALHEGHYFGLANQLLGAIAALGLVAIIIFSLIMWKKRKPSGKLGVPKKSDKKLKPWIIILMIITGIVMPLAGISFVFVFLLDRFVIPRVKPLQAWLS
- a CDS encoding flavodoxin family protein → MIKALLLNASLKSGEEVSNTESLMNEAVHIFNKNNIDTEMVRLADYRIAYGVSADEGEGDEWPEIFEKVKKADILIIGTPLWLGEKSSLATQAIERLYGASGMTNENGQYIFYNKVAGVVVTGNEDGAKHASASILYGLSHIGFTLPPNVDTYWVGEAGPGPSYIEAEGNKNDFTMQHNKIMTYNLIHFAKLLKAHPIPTEGNVVKSNS
- a CDS encoding manganese catalase family protein; amino-acid sequence: MFKRFNRLAIELPTPTNPDANAAAAVQELLGGRFGEMSTLNNYMYQSFNFRKRGKLKPFFDLVSSITAEEFGHVELVSHTINMMIYGTTHPGDVNDAPMAAATDKRNTQHFIGTAQTSFPFDSMGKAWNGDYVFSSGNLLLDLLHNFFLECGARTHKMRVYEMTSNPVAREMIGYLLVRGGVHVLAYAKAIEMVTGVDIKKMLPVPDLENSAFETTRKFEAEGVHRKLYTFSDTDYRDIALIWAGQHPLGGPLETVIGAPAGAPMPELRSISEEFAPGISHEDFMQIAERLKKNAGIS
- a CDS encoding response regulator transcription factor, translating into MTQPIRLLIVDDHHLAREGVKEILECQTEFEIVGEASNGIQAIEKTKTLMPDLVLMDISMPKMNGFEATKEIKKQFPNVKVVIMTVSYDITDWFEALKRGAQGYLLKNLNTEDMLNGLKAYAMDEIPMSKEMAFRIWKEFKRDGQAEQALSVREQDVLQLVAKGHSNKEISKVLNISENTVKTHMKNILGKLHLENRVQLASYAYDNGIV
- a CDS encoding DUF3817 domain-containing protein, producing the protein MNPIKTLKTVGYLEGASFLILLFIAMPLKYFLDQPMAVSIVGALHGLLFVLYILVILYVYNVKKWPIMRAFLALVSSVLPFGPFIFDRKFLKD
- a CDS encoding histidine kinase N-terminal domain-containing protein; its protein translation is MDITESLITYMDDNLPTYLHDWHKRIVISNHDVHKEKVIENALHMVELVKQSLRRKLSPQEIMRLAHEVAVQRLEAKINIGEFVYNVNLGRSEIVRFVTGSGISIEQLQPVIETINSLFDEFLYHAVKKYTQLKDIEIEEKTVFIDQSHKERLTILGQMSSSFVHEFRNPLTAVMGFVKLMQQENPNMKYIDIISHELTQLNFRISQFLHASRKGVQEREAEDFALEDLFTDILDFMYPSLVDADVTVIPRVDPTITLRAHKDELKQVLLNLIMNSIDALRQMRQNRRIMIFSKIEDNENVHITISNNGPAIPPETISTIFEPFFTTKELGTGIGLFVCKKIIEKHNGSISCSSDDNITTFTIVLPLQGTAITPEEENSQIEI
- a CDS encoding histidine kinase; amino-acid sequence: MTYRQIKWLILLIPTISVGLWEYVRHTVLLPYISMNTGNWLSAIIVFLVTLYFLNILFGRLERMQQELQRERSEKAVLEEREKIAKELHDGIAQSLFFLSVQVNKLGSEFSKDDKSYNKLKKTLQHIHDDTRSAIQNLRNVPAQADISWTTSLNAFFNEMETQHDFKIHREWRLQDDDLTSKEKIELFACVREAIINVIKHANTNEVWLNMKKNSKGWVCTIVDKGTGFDSQEPTEGFGLKILQDRAYSMDWQLKVTSTAGKTTITIEKEGNA